The following are encoded in a window of Phaseolus vulgaris cultivar G19833 chromosome 3, P. vulgaris v2.0, whole genome shotgun sequence genomic DNA:
- the LOC137839439 gene encoding uncharacterized protein, whose amino-acid sequence MTPYKRYLDDGILPLEPIEAKKIKKYSSKYTLIDGELFRHGFTHPILVCVSGDQCAGIMAELHKGICGSHISGRSLALKAIRARYYWPTIREDCTRYEQQCKQCQQHADWHKVPPEELKSIYSPWPFHTWGIDILGPFPLVIQ is encoded by the coding sequence atgacgccctacaagcgctACCTGGATGATGGGATACTCCCATTGGAACCCATAGAGgccaaaaaaataaagaaatattctTCCAAGTACACTCTCATCGACGGAGagttgttcagacacgggttcacccacccaaTCTTGGTATGTGTGAGTGGCGACCAATGCGCAGGAATAATGGCAGAACTCCACAAAGGGATATGCGGGAGTCATATCAGTGGTCGATCTCTAGCATTGAAGGCCATTCGTGCGAGATACTATTGGCCAACCATAAGGGAAGACTGTACGAGGTACGAACAACagtgcaagcaatgtcagcaacacgctgactggcacaaggtgCCACCGGAAGAGCtcaagtcgatttacagcccttggccattccatacttggggaatcgatatACTGGGACCCTTCCCTTTGGTGATACAATAG
- the LOC137806938 gene encoding probable 1-deoxy-D-xylulose-5-phosphate synthase, chloroplastic: MDIYALISYPSLLNPTTPSSHSPTSLLHLPSHSLRSHHTHRLNQTKKRSSGVHASMSESGEYYSQRPPTPLLDTVNYPIHMKNLSTKELKQLADELRSDVIFSVSRTGGHLGSSLGVVELTVALHYVFNAPKDKILWDVGHQSYPHKILTGRRDMMHTMRQTNGLSGFTKRSESEYDCFGTGHSSTTISAGLGMAIGRDLKGRGNNVIAVIGDGAMTAGQAYEAMNNAGYLDSDMIVILNDNKQVSLPTATLDGPIPPVGALSSALSRLQSNRPLRELREVAKGVTKRIGGPMHELAAKVDEYARGMIGGSGSTLFEELGLYYIGPVDGHNIDDLVAILNEVKSTKTTGPVLIHVITEKGRGYPYAEKAADKYHGVTKFDPPTGKQFKTKAATQSYTTYFAEALIAEAEADKDIVAIHAAMGGGTGMNIFHRRFPARCFDVGIAEQHAVTFAAGLACEGLKPFCAIYSSFLQRAYDQVVHDVDLQKLPVRFAMDRAGLVGADGPTHCGSFDVTFMACLPNMVVMAPSDEAELFHMVATAAAINDRPSCFRYPRGNGIGYELPAGNKGTPLEIGKGRILIEGERVALLGYGSAVQNCLAAASLVERHGLRLTVADARFCKPLDCSLIRSLAKSHEVLITVEEGSIGGFASHVAQFMALDGLLDGKLKWRPIVLPDRYIDHGSPADQLFSAGLTPSHIAATVFNILGQTREALEVTS, translated from the exons ATGGATATCTACGCGCTCATTTCATACCCTTCTCTCCTAAACCCAACCACACCTTCTTCTCATTCTCCTACATCACTGCTTCATCTTCCTTCTCACTCTCTGCGTTCCCACCACACTCACAGGCTTAACCAG ACAAAGAAGAGATCAAGTGGGGTTCATGCTTCAATGTCAGAGAGTGGGGAGTATTATTCCCAGAGACCGCCAACCCCTCTTCTCGACACTGTAAACTACCCAATTCATATGAAGAATCTCTCTACCAAG GAACTGAAGCAACTAGCGGATGAACTGCGTTCTGATGTTATTTTCAGTGTTTCTAGAACCGGGGGGCATTTGGGCTCAAGCCTTGGTGTGGTGGAACTCACTGTTGCCCTCCACTATGTCTTCAATGCCCCTAAGGACAAGATATTGTGGGACGTTGGTCACCAG TCTTACCCACATAAGATACTCACTGGTAGGAGGGATATGATGCATACCATGAGGCAGACAAATGGGTTATCTGGGTTTACCAAGCGTTCTGAGAGTGAATATGATTGTTTTGGCACTGGTCACAGCTCAACCACTATTTCAGCAGGACTTG GAATGGCTATTGGGAGAGATCTGAAGGGAAGAGGGAATAACGTGATTGCTGTTATCGGTGATGGTGCCATGACAGCAGGGCAGGCTTATGAAGCCATGAATAACGCTGGATACCTTGATTCTGACATGATTGTTATTCTGAATGACAACAAACAGGTCTCTTTACCCACTGCTACTCTTGATGGACCCATACCACCTGTAGGAGCCTTGAGCAGTGCTCTCAGTAGATTACAATCAAATAGGCCTCTTAGAGAATTGAGAGAGGTTGCCAAG GGTGTTACTAAACGAATTGGCGGTCCTATGCATGAATTGGCTGCAAAAGTTGACGAGTATGCTCGTGGCATGATCGGTGGTTCTGGATCAACACTCTTTGAAGAGCTTGGACTCTACTATATTGGTCCTGTTGATGGTCATAACATAGATGATCTTGTTGCCATTCTTAATGAAGTGAAAAGTACTAAAACAACGGGTCCTGTACTGATCCATGTTATCACTGAAAAAGGCCGTGGATACCCATACGCAGAAAAGGCAGCAGACAAGTACCATG GGGTTACCAAGTTTGACCCACCAACTGGGAAGCAATTCAAAACCAAGGCTGCAACTCAGTCTTACACCACATACTTTGCAGAGGCCTTGATTGCAGAAGCAGAAGCTGACAAAGACATTGTTGCAATCCATGCTGCAATGGGAGGTGGAACTGGCATGAATATCTTCCATCGCCGTTTCCCAGCAAGATGCTTTGACGTGGGGATAGCAGAGCAGCATGCTGTTACATTTGCTGCGGGTTTGGCTTGTGAAGGTCTTAAGCCTTTCTGTGCAATTTACTCATCATTCTTGCAGAGGGCTTATGACCAG GTGGTGCATGATGTTGACTTACAGAAGCTGCCTGTAAGATTTGCAATGGACAGAGCTGGATTAGTTGGAGCAGATGGTCCCACACATTGCGGTTCTTTTGATGTCACATTTATGGCATGTCTCCCTAACATGGTGGTCATGGCTCCTTCGGATGAGGCCGAGCTTTTCCACATGGTTGCCACCGCAGCAGCCATTAATGATCGACCTAGTTGTTTCCGATACCCAAGGGGAAATGGCATTGGTTATGAACTACCAGCTGGAAATAAAGGAACTCCTCTTGAG ATTGGTAAAGGAAGGATATTAATAGAAGGGGAAAGAGTGGCTCTTTTGGGCTATGGATCGGCTGTTCAAAACTGTTTGGCTGCGGCTTCCTTAGTGGAACGTCATGGCTTGCGCTTAACAGTTGCTGATGCACGCTTCTGTAAGCCGCTGGATTGTTCACTGATTCGCAGCCTGGCAAAATCACATGAGGTTTTGATCACAGTAGAAGAAGGATCGATTGGAGGATTTGCTTCACACGTTGCTCAGTTCATGGCCCTTGATGGCCTTCTAGATGGCAAATTGAAG TGGAGGCCAATAGTCCTTCCGGATCGCTATATTGACCATGGATCACCTGCTGACCAATTGTTTTCAGCCGGTCTTACACCTTCTCACATAGCAGCAACAGTGTTCAATATACTTGGACAAACAAGAGAAGCACTAGAGGTCACATCATAA
- the LOC137806939 gene encoding heavy metal-associated isoprenylated plant protein 19 yields MGKNKKVEPNTLITIEYKVSMYCNECERTVAKTIIKCKGVEKFITDMNKNRVVVTGRIDPMKVMKKLKKKTGKRVEIVSNKDEEAKDESHESDKLVVMYQFSLENDCCIETEAMMIFSDENPNACALM; encoded by the exons ATGGGCAAGAACAAAAAAGTTGAACCAAACACACTAATAACTATAGAATACAAGGTTTCAATGTACTGCAACGAGTGTGAAAGAACAGTTGCCAAAACCATCATCAAGTGTAAAG GAGTGGAAAAGTTCATCACCGACATGAACAAAAACCGGGTGGTGGTAACCGGTCGGATTGATCCCATGAAAGTAATGAAAAAACTTAAGAAGAAAACGGGAAAGAGAGTGGAGATTGTGTCTAACAAGGATGAAGAGGCAAAAGATGAATCTCATGAATCTGATAAACTTGTCGTAATGTATCAGTTCTCGCTTGAAAATGATTGTTGCATAGAGACCGAAGCCATGATGATATTCAGTGATGAGAATCCAAATGCTTGTGCACTAATGTAA
- the LOC137839440 gene encoding uncharacterized protein: MIVHAFRKGIVSGPFSESLIKNRPKTFGEIKRRAVAHIVAEGEVHEKRTCIVPTRPCAPGRTQPLRVHEATIEKKTPAKQQPYQPMKPQTRGHARENVPPRNDFIVELKDLIAIPNIAERLKIPAKTNKNTWCEFHQAFGHPTRNCLALGHQLVELVKNGLLRDYLQKTQDVADVVVTGGDQGHEIPVHGEVHTISGGFSGGGCTASQRKRYARVVMSVEAQEADDALDVDLVFTKADLRDVVPHDDDPMVISVVTVGRKVHRVLVDQGSSVDVMFWTTFNKLQLSPDLLRPYTGCLYGFAGDQVEVRGHLELRTAFTDGTVSRMENIRYLVVNAPSAYNVLLGRPTLNRLRAVSSTRHMKMKLPDLGGKVITIKLDPKEAKRCYENNLKMKRGVFMVTTRAPSEEGVAPSEIVARERRPEPAAEALERRVEYKYNLKVKPRQFQVVDLVMRKAHPYQLENKLSPKWTGPSRVTEALGNGAYRLETLEGGAIPHTWNATNLKFYFS, encoded by the coding sequence ATGATAGTGCACGCGTTCAGAAAGGGCATCGTGTCCGGGCCTTTCAGCGAATCACTCATCAAGAACCGCCCCAAAACCTTTGGTGAGATAAAGCGTCGAGCGGTGGCTCACATTGTTGCGGAGGGAGAAGTCCATGAGAAGCGCACGTGCATTGTTCCCACGCGCCCATGCGCACCAGGTCGAACTCAACCCCTAAGGGTACATGAGGCAACGATAGAGAAGAAGACCCCGGCGAAGCAGCAGCCCTACCAACCCATGAAGCCCCAAACCAGGGGGCATGCAAGAGAAAATGTGCCACCAAGGAACGACTTCATAGTAGAATTAAAGGACCTCATCGCTATCCCCAACATAGCAGAAAGACTGAAGATACCCGCCAAGACCAACAAGAAcacctggtgtgagttccaccaagcgttCGGCCACCCCACACGCAACTGTTTGGCGCTAGGTCACCAGCTAGTCGAGTTGGTGAAGAACGGCCTCTTGAGGGATTACTTGCAGAAAACACAAGATGTTGCGGACGTGGTGGTGACAGGGGGCGACCAGGGGCATGAAATCCCCGTGCACGGTGAAGTCCACACCATTTCGGGAGGTTTTTCAGGAGGAGGGTGCACCGCTTCTCAGCGGAAGAGATATGCACGAGTAGTGATGTCAGTAGAAGCGCAAGAGGCAGATGACGCCCTCGATgtcgacctcgtcttcaccaaggccgacctcCGAGACGTCGTCCCACACGACGATGACCCGATGGTGATCTCAGTAGTAACCGTTGGGAGGAAGGTACATCGTGTACTggtggatcaaggaagctcggtagacgtgatgttctggacgactttcaacaagctgcagttgTCCCCCGACCTGTTAAGGCCTTATACTGGCTGCCTGTACGGTTTCGcgggagaccaggtggaggtgcgtggGCACTTGGAGCTAAGGACTGCCTTCACAGACGGTACCGTATCCCGTATGGAGAACATCAGGTACCTCGTCGTCAACGCCCCCTCCGCTTATAACGTACTGCTAGGTAGACCTACGCTGAACAGGCTAAGGGCGGTAtcatcgacgaggcacatgaagatgaagctgcctgaCTTGGGGGGaaaggtgattaccatcaagtTAGATCCGAAGGAGGCTAAGAGGTGTTATGAGAACAACCTCAAGATGAAGAGAGGGGTGTTCATGGTTACCACCAGGGCACCGAGTGAAGAAGGGGTCGCCCCATCGGAGATAGTCGCCCGTGAGAGGCGACCCGAACCAGCAGCTGAAGCGTTggagagaagggtggagtacaagtacaaccTGAAGGTGAAACCTCGCCAGTTCCAGGTCGTCGACTTGGTGATGCGGAAGGCCCACCCATATcagttggagaacaagttatcccccaagtggactggaccttccagagtgacagaggccctggggaatggagcatacaggcttGAGACGCTGGAGGGAGGCGCGATTCCTCATACATGGAACGCgaccaacctcaagttttatttcagttga